In one window of Branchiostoma floridae strain S238N-H82 chromosome 14, Bfl_VNyyK, whole genome shotgun sequence DNA:
- the LOC118429904 gene encoding collectin-12-like, whose translation MLPFKHSAPKYGWFTTVVAMAVCVLSIVTMVTMVVVVLEVRNLRSELQETKLRHKEAVPDGTDFADLQDAKRPDGDTEADPGKESLTGKENYHRSKRSANSVTMPFGSCLQGPPGPPGVPGRDGLPGRDGTGQPGRDGRDAAQPGTVCPENPACPSGYAKFQDSCFKFSSDQKNYSDARSACQAAGGLLAMPKDVATNNFLVNQLTRYHDGSNAWFGLTDLAQEGTFVWEDGTLLTGWSNWYPGQPDNANFGEDCALWKNTYGYKWNDEPITGSYYYVCEVSIAVL comes from the exons ATGTTACCTTTTAAGCATTCTGCACCCAAATATGGGTGGTTCACGACAGTTGTTGCCATGGCTGTCTGCGTTCTAAGcattgttaccatggtaacaatgGTGGTGGTCGTTCTGGAGGTGAGGAACTTGAGATCAGAACTCCAGGAAACAAAACTGCGTCACAAGGAAGCAGTTCCGGACGGCACAGACTTTGCAGATCTTCAGGACGCCAAG CGCCCGGATGGTGATACCGAGGCAGACCCAGGGAAGGAGAGCTTGACTGGGAAAGAGAACTACCACCGGTCAAAAAGGTCCGCCAATAGCGTCACCATGCCCTTTGGAA GCTGCCTGCAGGGACCGCCCGGACCTCCTGGGGTTCCGGGGAGAGACGGCCTACCGGGGCGAGATGGTACAGGTCAGCCAGGAAGAGATGGACGTGATGCCGCACAACCAGGCACGGTCTGTCCTGAGAACCCAGCCTGTCCCAGCGGCTATGCCAAGTTCCAGGACAGCTGCTTCAAATTCTCCAGCGACCAGAAGAACTACTCCGACGCCAGGTCCGCATGTCAGGCTGCCGGCGGGCTCCTGGCTATGCCTAAAGACGTGGCAACCAACAACTTCCTGGTCAACCAGCTGACCAGGTACCACGATGGCTCGAACGCCTGGTTCGGCCTGACGGACCTGGCCCAGGAGGGAACATTTGTGTGGGAGGACGGGACGCTGCTCACCGGCTGGAGCAACTGGTATCCAGGGCAACCTGACAATGCTAACTTTGGTGAAGACTGTGCTCTTTGGAAAAATACTTATGGCTACAAGTGGAACGATGAGCCAATCACCGGTAGTTATTATTATGTGTGTGAAGTCAGCATAGCCGTTCTCTAG
- the LOC118430941 gene encoding collectin-10-like → NNSFHCTAFHEKLACPNGYVKFQDRCFSFSTDRPNYAGARSACQILGGRLAMPKDQATNNFLVNQLTRYSIGSIWFGLTDQADEGAFVWEDGTALTGWSDWYTGEPDDGGSGEDCVEWRDVYGYKWNDIPCSFSKYYVCEVSAAVP, encoded by the coding sequence AACAATTCATTCCATTGCACAGCTTTCCATGAGAAGCTAGCCTGTCCCAACGGTTATGTCAAGTTCCAGGACAGATGCTTCAGCTTCTCTACTGACCGGCCGAACTACGCTGGTGCCAGGTCTGCCTGTCAAATTCTCGGTGGGCGTCTTGCCATGCCTAAGGACCAGGCAACCAACAACTTCCTGGTCAACCAACTGACCAGGTACTCCATTGGCTCCATCTGGTTCGGCCTGACAGATCAGGCAGATGAGGGAGCCTTTGTGTGGGAAGACGGGACGGCGCTCaccggctggtctgactggtaTACAGGGGAACCTGACGATGGTGGCTCTGGTGAGGACTGTGTTGAGTGGAGAGACGTCTATGGCTACAAGTGGAACGATATTCCATGCTCCTTTAGTAAATATTATGTGTGTGAAGTCAGTgcagctgttccctag
- the LOC118429909 gene encoding collectin-11-like, with the protein MVYNFTWHCTDHVNNKDIKCHFLVGPQRCRRKYFLNLSAPNFEGTMGANVVIVAAAVLMLTIQTSGQPTWDCSGPRTEEKCVCSPVIHVHNDREKQEESDETGTSQDVRLAELEEQVRNLTGEVALLKQAFHEKLACPNGYVKFQDRCFSFSTDRPNYAGARSACQILGGRLAMPKDQATNNFLVNQLTRYSIGSIWFGLTDQADEGAFVWEDGTALTGWSDWYTGEPDDGGSGEDCVEWRDVYGYKWNDIPCSFSKYYVCEVSAAVP; encoded by the exons ATGGTTTACAACTTCACATGGCATTGTACTGACCACGTCAACAACAAGGATATCAAGTGTCATTTCCTTGTGGGACCGCAACGTTGTAGACGAAAATACTTCTTAAATCTCTCTGCACCGAACTTCGAAGGGACCATGGGTGCGAATGTGGTGATCGTGGCCGCTGCTGTGCTGATGTTGACCATCCAGACTTCAGGGCAGCCGACCTGGGACTGTTCCGGTCCGAGGACCGAGGAGAAGTGTGTGTGCAGCCCTGTCATTCATGTCCACAACGACAGGGAGAAGCAGGAGGAAAGCGACGAGACGGGAACCAGCCAG GACGTTCGGCTGGCAGAGTTGGAGGAGCAGGTCAGGAATCTGACAGGAGAAGTCGCGCTCCTTAAACAAG CTTTCCATGAGAAGCTAGCCTGTCCCAACGGTTATGTCAAGTTCCAGGACAGATGCTTCAGCTTCTCTACTGACCGGCCGAACTACGCAGGTGCCAGGTCTGCCTGTCAAATTCTCGGTGGGCGTCTTGCCATGCCTAAGGACCAGGCAACCAACAACTTCCTGGTCAACCAACTGACCAGGTACTCCATTGGCTCCATCTGGTTCGGCCTTACAGATCAGGCAGATGAGGGAGCCTTTGTGTGGGAGGACGGGACGGCGCTCaccggctggtctgactggtaTACAGGGGAACCTGACGATGGTGGCTCTGGTGAGGACTGTGTTGAGTGGAGAGACGTCTATGGCTACAAGTGGAACGATATTCCATGCTCCTTTAGTAAATATTATGTGTGTGAAGTCAGTgcagctgttccctag